One Solibacillus sp. R5-41 DNA segment encodes these proteins:
- the metH gene encoding methionine synthase: MLNHPIQEQLQKRILIIDGAMGTMLQNENLTYEDFGGEELDGCNENLILTRPDVLGKIHRAYLEAGSDIICTNTFGATPLVLNEYDLGNKAVEINRRAVEIALEVSREFSTPEWPRFVAGAMGPTTKTLSVTGGITFEELEENFYVQAKALIEAGSDLILLETSQDMLNVKAGTIAVRRAFDELGKELPVMISGTIEPMGTTLAGQSIEAFYISIEHIQPLSVGLNCATGPEFMTDHIRSLAELSQGYISCYPNAGLPDEEGCYHETPESLSKKLQGFAEKGWLNIIGGCCGTTPAHIAAIREAVAGFAPRKPGEKTHTHAVSGIEPLQYDESMRPLFMGERTNVIGSRKFKNLIIEGKFEEAAEVARAQVKNGAHVIDICLANPDRDEVEDMKNFMQEVVKKVKVPLVIDSTDEKVMEVALKYSQGKAIINSINLEDGEERFDAVMPLVKKYGAALVVGTIDETGMAITREKKLEVAERSYKLLTKKWGMAPEDIIFDPLMFPVGTGDEQYIGAAEETIEGIRLIKEKLPHCLTVLGVSNVSFGLPPVGREVLNAVYLYYCTQAGLDYAIVNTEKLERFASIPEEEIKLANDLIFNTNDETLAVFTDFYRGKKKESAVKVLPATVEERLAYYILEGTKEGLIEDLNLARETFDTPLDIINGPLMEGMAEVGRLFNDNQLIVAEVLQSAGVMKAAVAHLEQFMEKGDSSASKGTMVLATVKGDVHDIGKNLVDIILSNNGFRVVDLGIKVTPAQLIEAIRKEKPDFVGLSGLLVKSAQQMVITAQDFKEAGIDVPILVGGAALSRRFTETKISEQYDGPVIYSKDAMQGLDQANRLMNAEQREELVAELKEAREKRIESDAKRAARPVVVTQKPVRTVGDANVYLPGDLVRHVKRNYSVAHLQPYVNMRTLIGHHLGLKGNLEQMLAEQDERAVQLNTLVRDYLNSDLLTPSGMYQFFPAQSDGDDVVVYSPEDQKTEIKRFTFPRQQVEPFLCLADYLKPVESGEMDYIALMVVTAGHGVSDIAGMLKKEGKFLESHALQATALELAEGFAERIHQEIRDQWGFPDATDFTMRDRFAAKYQGQRFSFGYPACPNLEDQEKLFALLKPEDIGVQLTEGFMMEPEASVSAIVFAHPDARYFNV; this comes from the coding sequence ATGCTTAATCATCCAATACAGGAGCAATTACAAAAACGAATATTAATTATCGATGGTGCAATGGGGACAATGCTCCAAAATGAAAATTTGACCTATGAAGACTTTGGCGGTGAGGAATTAGATGGCTGTAATGAAAACCTTATTTTGACACGACCAGATGTGTTAGGAAAAATTCATCGTGCTTATTTAGAAGCTGGTTCCGATATCATTTGTACAAATACATTTGGTGCAACGCCACTTGTTTTAAATGAGTATGACCTGGGAAATAAAGCGGTGGAAATTAATAGACGAGCGGTGGAAATTGCACTAGAGGTGTCGCGTGAGTTTTCGACACCTGAGTGGCCACGCTTTGTTGCAGGGGCGATGGGGCCAACCACAAAAACATTGTCTGTAACAGGTGGGATAACATTTGAAGAGCTAGAGGAAAATTTCTATGTGCAAGCGAAAGCATTGATTGAAGCAGGATCCGATTTAATATTACTTGAAACGTCTCAAGATATGCTGAATGTAAAGGCGGGCACAATTGCGGTGCGTCGTGCATTTGATGAATTAGGAAAAGAGTTACCTGTGATGATTTCAGGAACAATCGAGCCAATGGGTACTACACTTGCTGGGCAATCGATTGAAGCCTTCTACATTTCGATTGAACATATTCAACCACTATCCGTTGGCTTAAACTGTGCTACAGGTCCAGAATTTATGACGGATCATATTCGTTCATTAGCAGAGCTTTCACAAGGTTATATTAGCTGTTATCCGAATGCAGGCTTACCGGATGAGGAAGGGTGCTATCACGAAACACCAGAATCATTATCGAAAAAGCTACAAGGTTTTGCAGAAAAAGGTTGGCTCAATATTATTGGTGGCTGTTGCGGTACGACACCTGCTCATATCGCAGCCATTCGTGAAGCGGTAGCAGGATTTGCACCTCGTAAACCTGGAGAGAAAACACATACGCATGCTGTTTCAGGAATTGAACCGTTACAATATGATGAATCGATGCGTCCTTTATTTATGGGCGAACGTACGAATGTTATCGGCTCACGTAAATTTAAAAATTTAATTATTGAAGGAAAATTTGAGGAAGCAGCAGAAGTTGCTCGTGCCCAAGTGAAAAATGGTGCGCATGTTATTGATATTTGTCTCGCCAACCCAGACCGTGATGAAGTAGAGGATATGAAAAACTTTATGCAGGAAGTGGTCAAAAAGGTAAAAGTACCTTTAGTAATTGACTCAACTGATGAAAAAGTAATGGAAGTCGCATTAAAATATTCACAAGGGAAAGCGATCATTAACTCCATTAACTTAGAAGATGGCGAGGAGCGCTTTGATGCGGTGATGCCACTTGTGAAAAAATATGGGGCAGCGCTTGTTGTTGGAACGATTGACGAAACGGGAATGGCCATTACGCGTGAGAAAAAGCTAGAAGTGGCAGAGCGTTCATATAAATTGCTGACAAAAAAATGGGGCATGGCACCAGAGGATATTATTTTTGACCCGCTAATGTTCCCGGTTGGTACAGGGGACGAGCAATATATTGGTGCAGCAGAGGAAACAATCGAAGGGATTCGTTTAATTAAAGAAAAGCTACCACATTGCCTAACTGTTCTCGGTGTTAGTAATGTATCATTCGGTTTACCGCCAGTAGGTCGTGAAGTGTTAAATGCGGTTTATTTATATTATTGCACGCAAGCAGGTCTTGATTATGCGATTGTGAATACAGAGAAATTAGAGCGATTTGCTTCGATTCCAGAAGAAGAAATTAAACTTGCGAATGATTTGATTTTCAATACCAATGATGAAACGTTAGCAGTATTTACAGATTTTTATCGTGGGAAAAAGAAAGAATCCGCTGTGAAAGTACTTCCTGCAACAGTGGAAGAGCGTCTTGCGTATTATATTTTAGAAGGTACGAAGGAAGGTTTGATTGAGGATTTAAATTTGGCGCGTGAAACGTTTGATACCCCGCTAGATATTATTAATGGTCCACTCATGGAAGGGATGGCTGAAGTAGGTCGTCTATTTAATGACAATCAGCTAATTGTAGCAGAAGTATTGCAAAGTGCGGGTGTGATGAAAGCAGCCGTTGCCCATTTAGAGCAGTTCATGGAAAAGGGCGATTCGAGTGCAAGTAAAGGCACGATGGTACTCGCAACAGTAAAAGGTGACGTACATGATATCGGTAAAAACTTAGTCGATATTATTTTAAGTAATAATGGCTTTCGTGTTGTCGATTTAGGAATTAAGGTAACACCAGCGCAGTTAATTGAGGCGATTCGCAAAGAAAAACCCGACTTTGTAGGACTTTCTGGATTGCTAGTAAAATCAGCGCAACAAATGGTTATTACCGCGCAAGATTTCAAGGAAGCAGGCATAGATGTTCCAATCTTAGTTGGCGGCGCTGCTTTATCACGTCGTTTTACCGAAACAAAAATTTCTGAGCAATACGATGGTCCAGTCATTTATTCGAAAGATGCGATGCAAGGTTTAGATCAGGCGAACCGTTTAATGAATGCGGAGCAACGTGAAGAACTTGTTGCGGAGCTAAAAGAAGCACGTGAAAAGCGTATTGAATCTGATGCAAAGCGTGCAGCACGACCAGTTGTAGTGACGCAAAAACCAGTTCGTACAGTTGGAGATGCAAATGTTTACTTACCGGGAGATTTAGTACGCCATGTGAAGCGTAATTACTCGGTTGCTCACTTACAGCCTTATGTGAATATGCGTACATTAATCGGGCATCACTTAGGGCTAAAGGGCAATTTAGAACAAATGCTAGCTGAGCAGGATGAACGCGCGGTGCAATTAAATACGCTCGTTAGGGATTATTTAAATAGCGATTTATTAACACCTTCTGGCATGTATCAATTTTTCCCTGCGCAATCAGATGGCGATGATGTAGTCGTATATAGTCCAGAGGATCAAAAGACTGAAATTAAGAGATTTACATTCCCTCGTCAGCAAGTAGAACCATTTTTATGCTTGGCGGATTATTTGAAGCCGGTTGAAAGTGGAGAAATGGATTACATCGCGTTAATGGTTGTAACGGCAGGTCACGGGGTAAGCGACATTGCAGGCATGCTAAAAAAGGAAGGGAAGTTTTTAGAGAGCCACGCACTACAAGCTACGGCGCTTGAGCTTGCAGAAGGATTTGCTGAGCGTATTCACCAGGAAATTCGCGACCAGTGGGGATTCCCGGATGCAACGGACTTCACAATGCGCGACCGTTTTGCAGCAAAATATCAAGGGCAGCGCTTTAGCTTCGGCTATCCAGCTTGTCCAAATTTAGAAGATCAGGAAAAACTATTTGCTTTATTAAAGCCTGAAGATATCGGCGTACAGCTTACAGAAGGCTTTATGATGGAGCCAGAAGCAAGTGTATCTGCCATCGTATTTGCACACCCAGATGCACGCTATTTCAACGTTTAA
- a CDS encoding bifunctional homocysteine S-methyltransferase/methylenetetrahydrofolate reductase, with the protein MGLLEDLKTKVLTADGAIGTLLYSYGLDYCHEEMNILRPEIIEKIHGEYVAAGADIIQTNTYGANAIKLARYGYEYRVQEFNEAALQIAKRAATPGGQYVLATIGGIRGVRKNDVTLAEILDAFEEQAKVLLAGQPDGFLLETYYDFEELSHCVHLLRTLTDLPIIAQVTMQDPGVLQNGLSLNAALTELAALGADIVGSNCRLGPFHTIQSFEGVELPENSFLSASPNASLLDVEDGRVVYESEADYFARAAVELVEQGVRLIGGCCGTTPKHIAAVKSRLAHIKPITEKKVKQGRTEFVRVPEPRKQEPLHLKAKRERSVIVELDTPRHLEIDGFVEGAKELYNAGADVIMMADNSLASPRISNIAMASILKQHGIRTLPHLTCRDRNLIGLQSHLMGLDALELHDLLVVTGDPTKVGDFPGATSVYDVSSMELISLIKQLNEGSSFTGKTLRKQANFSVAGAFNPNVRVLDRAVARLEKKIEHGADYFISQPVYTKEKIKEIYEATKHLETPIYIGIMPLTSFRSAEFLHHEVPGIKLSEEVLARMEACGEDKEAATKEGVKIAKELLETACQYFNGIYLITPFLRYDMTLELIDYVKAFDVKYKGAQTNA; encoded by the coding sequence ATGGGTTTATTAGAGGATTTAAAAACTAAAGTATTAACAGCTGACGGCGCAATTGGTACATTATTATATTCCTATGGTTTAGATTATTGTCATGAAGAAATGAATATTTTGCGACCAGAAATTATTGAAAAAATACATGGTGAATATGTTGCTGCCGGAGCGGATATTATCCAGACGAATACATATGGTGCCAATGCAATTAAGCTTGCTCGTTACGGCTATGAATACCGTGTGCAAGAGTTTAATGAAGCGGCATTACAAATTGCTAAGCGTGCTGCAACTCCTGGAGGACAATATGTGTTAGCTACAATCGGGGGTATTCGAGGCGTTCGAAAAAATGATGTGACACTAGCAGAAATTTTAGATGCGTTTGAGGAACAGGCAAAAGTACTTCTTGCAGGTCAACCAGATGGCTTTTTACTAGAGACGTATTATGATTTTGAGGAATTATCCCACTGTGTTCATTTATTACGCACATTAACGGACTTACCGATTATTGCACAAGTGACGATGCAAGATCCAGGAGTTTTACAAAATGGTCTGTCATTAAATGCGGCTTTAACAGAGCTTGCCGCTTTAGGAGCAGATATCGTCGGCAGTAATTGTCGCTTAGGGCCGTTCCATACGATTCAATCATTTGAAGGTGTAGAGCTTCCGGAAAATTCCTTTTTGTCTGCTTCCCCGAATGCTTCTTTATTAGATGTGGAAGATGGGCGCGTTGTTTATGAGTCAGAGGCGGATTATTTTGCGCGTGCTGCGGTTGAATTAGTCGAGCAAGGTGTTCGTTTAATCGGCGGATGCTGTGGTACGACACCAAAGCATATTGCGGCAGTGAAAAGTCGTTTAGCTCATATTAAGCCCATTACAGAGAAAAAAGTGAAGCAAGGGCGTACAGAATTTGTGCGTGTACCTGAGCCACGTAAGCAAGAGCCGTTACATTTAAAAGCAAAGCGCGAACGTTCTGTCATTGTTGAGTTAGATACGCCACGACATTTAGAAATTGATGGCTTCGTGGAAGGTGCGAAAGAATTATACAACGCAGGAGCGGATGTTATTATGATGGCGGATAATTCCCTTGCTTCTCCGCGTATAAGTAATATTGCGATGGCTTCTATTTTGAAGCAGCACGGTATTCGCACATTGCCACATTTAACTTGTCGTGACCGCAATTTAATTGGTTTACAATCACATTTAATGGGTCTAGATGCATTAGAGCTGCATGATCTTTTAGTGGTGACTGGTGACCCAACAAAAGTTGGGGATTTCCCTGGTGCAACGAGTGTATATGATGTGTCATCAATGGAGTTAATTTCTTTAATTAAACAATTAAATGAAGGCTCATCTTTCACAGGAAAAACATTGCGCAAGCAGGCAAATTTCTCCGTTGCAGGTGCTTTCAATCCGAATGTGCGTGTATTAGATCGGGCGGTTGCTCGCTTAGAGAAGAAAATTGAACACGGGGCGGATTATTTCATTTCGCAACCAGTTTATACGAAAGAAAAAATTAAAGAGATTTATGAGGCGACAAAGCATTTAGAGACGCCGATATATATTGGAATTATGCCCCTTACTTCATTTAGAAGTGCGGAATTCCTTCACCATGAAGTGCCAGGTATCAAGCTTTCAGAGGAAGTACTTGCGCGTATGGAAGCTTGCGGTGAGGACAAAGAAGCGGCAACAAAAGAGGGCGTTAAAATTGCTAAGGAACTTTTAGAAACAGCATGTCAGTATTTTAATGGAATTTACTTAATTACACCATTTTTACGCTACGATATGACGCTAGAACTAATCGACTATGTGAAAGCGTTTGATGTTAAATATAAAGGAGCTCAAACAAATGCTTAA
- the hemG gene encoding protoporphyrinogen oxidase gives MKTVVVVGGGITGLCTMHYLKRQMAEKKIEARLILIEKNAYLGGKIHSEYGEDFIMETGADSIVARHPGVIELVRELDFESELVYNETGISYIHTNNELHAIPAGSTFGIPMSIESLMASTLISEEGKKRVLQDFEIPNANYTKASSIGEFLEHFLGEEIVHKQIAPVLSGVYSGDLYQLSLASTLPYLVDYKNDYGSIIKGFEENREQFEKAANKKFISFENGLSAIINRLEEMLPDVEFMKNATTESVRKVGSQYEVVVNGKIIEADVVVLAVPNDTVRKVLADETLDKSLAQFSTASVITMYVGFDVPDEVLPADGTGFIVSHNSDLICNASTWTSRKWKHTSTKGNLLVRLFYKNSNPRYEELAAMSDEELTTVAREDILLSLGIAAQPKIVNVTKWIDQMPRYDLAHNDALGVVVEDLETRYPNVLLAGCSYFGVGIGACIQNGKTTAQQIINAIV, from the coding sequence ATGAAAACAGTAGTAGTTGTAGGTGGCGGTATTACAGGCCTTTGCACGATGCATTATTTGAAAAGACAAATGGCCGAAAAAAAGATAGAAGCGCGTCTTATTTTAATAGAAAAGAATGCATATTTAGGTGGGAAAATTCATTCGGAATATGGAGAAGATTTCATTATGGAAACAGGCGCGGATTCCATTGTTGCGCGTCATCCTGGTGTGATAGAGCTTGTACGTGAGCTCGATTTTGAATCGGAACTCGTTTACAATGAGACCGGCATTTCCTATATTCATACGAATAATGAGCTACATGCAATTCCTGCGGGTTCAACATTTGGGATTCCGATGAGTATCGAGTCATTAATGGCAAGTACGCTCATTTCTGAAGAAGGGAAAAAACGTGTCTTGCAAGATTTTGAAATACCGAATGCCAATTATACAAAGGCAAGCTCAATTGGGGAGTTTTTAGAACATTTCCTAGGTGAAGAAATTGTGCATAAGCAAATAGCTCCTGTATTATCGGGCGTTTACTCGGGGGATCTTTATCAATTAAGTCTAGCATCGACACTCCCTTATTTAGTCGATTATAAAAATGACTATGGTTCGATTATTAAAGGATTTGAGGAAAATCGCGAGCAGTTTGAGAAGGCAGCAAATAAAAAGTTCATTTCATTTGAAAATGGATTGTCTGCTATCATCAATCGACTTGAGGAAATGTTGCCAGACGTTGAATTTATGAAAAATGCCACAACAGAAAGTGTTCGAAAAGTGGGGTCGCAATATGAGGTAGTGGTAAATGGAAAAATAATAGAAGCAGATGTTGTTGTGCTTGCAGTTCCAAATGACACAGTGCGTAAAGTATTAGCAGATGAGACATTAGATAAAAGTTTAGCGCAATTTTCAACGGCATCTGTGATTACGATGTATGTAGGCTTTGATGTACCAGATGAAGTATTGCCAGCAGATGGCACCGGTTTTATCGTCTCGCATAATAGTGATTTAATATGCAATGCATCTACTTGGACGAGTCGAAAATGGAAGCACACGTCGACAAAAGGTAATCTACTCGTACGCTTATTTTATAAAAATAGTAATCCGCGCTATGAAGAGTTAGCAGCAATGTCTGATGAGGAGCTAACAACGGTTGCACGAGAGGATATTCTTTTAAGTCTTGGCATTGCAGCACAACCAAAAATAGTGAATGTGACAAAATGGATCGATCAAATGCCGCGTTATGATTTAGCACATAATGATGCTCTTGGTGTTGTTGTAGAGGATTTAGAGACGCGTTATCCAAACGTATTACTTGCGGGATGCTCGTATTTTGGTGTGGGTATTGGTGCGTGTATTCAAAATGGAAAGACGACCGCACAGCAAATAATCAATGCAATTGTGTAA
- a CDS encoding globin-coupled sensor protein, producing the protein MFFKKNNANQTVMISDVAVKLEYLSNLKVSKQIQMLNLTEEDLKYLKVFKPQIDKNIEIIVGAFYQNLGMESSLTKIISEHSSVERLKLTLKNHICEMFQGIIDEEYFSKRIRIAQVHVHIGLKTKWYIGAFQSLFIVFIQLVKENIANEEQRFKTIEAISKILNLEQQVVLEEYEAVIERMKGQLAEEKRQISHSIIESSSNLAAISEQTNASFQQLTMQSDVMTSYAKKAIEISNVANEQAQNGKTQLQRQIDSIKEINHSVGSISEEIDKLVEISKEMESTMGNVTNIANQTNLLALNAAIEAARAGEAGKGFGVVADEVRKLSEQTKESAVNVGELLKNTNVRTMKLLESLGQIQTAVHTGEESMGGTEEQFSLIVEAMVETEVQNNLVQNEVEQIGLVILELGRAFEEVTHSADRLATISHRLDK; encoded by the coding sequence ATGTTTTTTAAAAAGAATAATGCTAATCAAACTGTAATGATAAGTGATGTAGCTGTCAAATTAGAGTATTTAAGCAACCTAAAGGTGAGCAAACAGATTCAAATGCTTAATTTAACTGAGGAAGATTTAAAATATTTGAAAGTTTTCAAACCACAAATTGATAAAAATATTGAGATAATTGTTGGTGCTTTTTATCAAAACTTAGGAATGGAATCCAGTTTGACAAAAATTATTAGTGAACATAGCTCGGTAGAACGTTTAAAATTAACGTTGAAAAATCATATTTGCGAGATGTTTCAAGGAATTATTGATGAAGAATATTTTTCGAAACGTATAAGAATAGCGCAAGTGCATGTTCATATTGGTTTAAAAACGAAGTGGTATATTGGGGCTTTCCAAAGTTTATTTATTGTTTTTATTCAATTAGTGAAGGAAAACATCGCGAACGAAGAGCAACGCTTTAAAACAATAGAAGCGATTTCGAAAATATTAAACTTAGAGCAACAAGTCGTTTTAGAAGAATATGAAGCAGTAATTGAACGAATGAAAGGGCAGTTAGCGGAAGAAAAACGTCAAATTAGTCATTCTATTATCGAATCATCTTCGAACTTAGCCGCGATTTCTGAGCAAACAAATGCTAGTTTCCAACAGTTGACGATGCAATCTGACGTGATGACTTCCTATGCGAAAAAAGCGATTGAAATTTCGAATGTGGCGAACGAACAAGCGCAAAATGGGAAAACGCAATTACAACGTCAAATTGATAGCATAAAGGAAATTAATCATTCAGTTGGTTCCATTTCTGAAGAGATTGATAAGCTTGTAGAAATTTCAAAAGAAATGGAATCCACAATGGGAAATGTAACGAATATTGCGAACCAAACGAATTTATTGGCACTAAATGCTGCAATTGAAGCGGCACGAGCTGGAGAAGCCGGTAAAGGATTTGGTGTAGTAGCAGATGAAGTTCGAAAGTTATCCGAACAAACGAAAGAATCAGCTGTAAATGTAGGTGAACTATTAAAAAATACGAATGTTCGCACGATGAAATTGCTCGAATCATTGGGTCAAATTCAAACAGCCGTTCATACAGGTGAGGAAAGCATGGGAGGAACCGAAGAACAATTCTCACTTATCGTAGAGGCCATGGTTGAAACGGAAGTACAAAATAACCTAGTCCAAAATGAAGTAGAGCAAATTGGTTTAGTCATATTGGAGCTTGGTCGAGCATTTGAAGAAGTTACACATTCAGCAGATAGGTTAGCGACAATTTCACACAGATTAGATAAATAA
- a CDS encoding chemotaxis protein yields the protein MLLFSIPQFSSNQNEDPILKMRQYSRMQQEDLTTLCKIVEYLKGNLQVGLDHQDVKKYVREILMINNHQTKRYEGIDALINENIFQMKKGKTKDNSVLLYGKEVRKLESGLRTLRLFVCDAIEMLSDGKVGENRSEDRILYFETRSPSLESEISILSNQLSKL from the coding sequence ATGCTATTATTTTCGATTCCACAATTCTCTTCTAATCAAAATGAGGATCCTATACTAAAAATGCGTCAATATTCGCGGATGCAACAAGAAGATTTAACTACGCTCTGTAAGATTGTTGAGTATTTAAAAGGGAATTTACAAGTAGGATTAGATCATCAAGATGTGAAGAAATATGTTCGGGAAATATTAATGATTAATAATCATCAAACGAAACGATATGAAGGAATTGATGCATTGATTAATGAAAATATCTTTCAAATGAAAAAAGGGAAAACAAAGGATAATTCCGTATTACTTTATGGGAAAGAGGTTAGAAAGCTCGAATCCGGTTTGCGTACATTGAGATTATTTGTTTGTGATGCAATCGAGATGTTAAGTGATGGTAAAGTAGGCGAAAATCGAAGTGAAGATAGAATTCTTTATTTTGAAACAAGGTCGCCTTCATTAGAGAGTGAAATTTCTATATTAAGTAATCAATTATCAAAGCTTTAA